In Microcoleus sp. AS-A8, the following are encoded in one genomic region:
- a CDS encoding response regulator has product MLSKRILVIDDEDVIQEVVQGCFEDVAGWEVLLASSGREGLEQVVAEQPDAIVLDEMMPGMDGIAFLKRLRANDDNPSIPVVLLTAKVDLADPKLLRELGVVDAIAKPFDAIALVERVAEVLGWTFAAQP; this is encoded by the coding sequence ATGTTGTCCAAACGGATTTTAGTCATTGACGATGAAGACGTGATTCAAGAAGTCGTGCAAGGCTGTTTCGAGGATGTGGCAGGGTGGGAGGTGCTGCTTGCCAGTTCCGGACGAGAAGGACTAGAACAGGTCGTTGCAGAACAACCGGATGCGATCGTCTTGGATGAGATGATGCCAGGAATGGATGGCATCGCATTTCTCAAACGGCTCAGAGCCAATGATGATAATCCCTCTATTCCAGTGGTGCTGCTCACAGCCAAAGTAGATCTCGCCGATCCCAAGCTCCTGCGGGAACTGGGGGTTGTAGACGCGATCGCCAAACCGTTTGATGCGATCGCACTAGTTGAACGGGTGGCTGAGGTTCTCGGTTGGACATTTGCCGCACAGCCATAA
- a CDS encoding response regulator, whose translation MPKRILVIDDEEVILEVIQGCLEELAQWDVLTAESGIEGLEMARSQRPDGILLDVSMPGMTGFEVLQQLQENPTTQGIPVILLTARVQPEDKAKFAQLGMAGLILKPFNPMELAEQVAAVLGWEL comes from the coding sequence ATGCCAAAACGCATTCTGGTGATTGATGACGAAGAGGTGATTCTGGAAGTGATTCAGGGTTGCTTAGAAGAGTTGGCCCAATGGGACGTTCTGACCGCCGAATCGGGCATTGAGGGATTAGAAATGGCGCGATCGCAACGGCCCGATGGCATTTTGCTCGATGTGTCGATGCCGGGAATGACTGGGTTTGAGGTGCTGCAACAATTACAGGAGAATCCGACCACTCAGGGAATTCCGGTGATTTTGTTGACGGCTAGAGTCCAACCCGAAGACAAGGCTAAATTTGCACAATTAGGAATGGCGGGTTTGATTCTCAAGCCGTTTAACCCCATGGAATTAGCCGAGCAGGTGGCAGCCGTCTTGGGCTGGGAATTGTAA